The nucleotide sequence AAACCGATGCGTTGACCAAAGCCCTGCAAGGAGTGGCGCTGGCGCTGCTCGACGACCATCTGCGGCACTGCGTGCGCGACGCCGCGGTCGTCGGGGGCTCAGCCGCCGACGCCAAACTCAGCGAGGCGTCCGCCGCGATCGCCCGGCTGGTGCGCTCCTGACCCATTCCGGCGGCACCGAATCGGCCACCCCGTATCGACGCCGACACCTTAAACGTCTGCAAGGAGAACGATCATGACAGACCACGATGACCACGCCGTGGCGACATCCCACGGCGTGGCGCACAGCCACCACGGCGACCCCGGTGCCCGACCGGCCGATGATCACCAGTCGGGGACCGGTCGCGCCGGACACGGGAGTCACGCCGGACACGGGGGTCACGCCGGGCACGGGGCCGATCACGTCGCTCAGTTCCGGAAACTGTTCTGGATCAACCTGATCATCGCCGTCCCGGTCGTGGCGCTCTCCACCATGTTCGCCATGCTGGTCGGCTACCAGGTCCCCGACGTCCCCGGTGCCCGCTGGATCGCGCCGTTGCTGGGCACGCTCATGTACGTCGTCGGCGGACGCCCGTTCCTCACCGGCGCGGTCAGCGAAATCCGTTCCCGCAAACCGGGAATGATGCTGCTGATCGGACTGGCGATCACCGTCGCCTTCGTCGCGTCCTGGGGTGCGAGCCTGGGCCTGCTCGACCACGAACTCGAATTCTGGTGGGAACTGGCGCTGCTCATCGTCATCATGCTGCTCGGGCACTGGGTGGAGATGCGCTCCCTGGCGCAGACGACCTCCGCGCTGGACTCTTTGGCGGCGCTGCTTCCCGACGAGGCCGAGAAGGTCGACGGCGACCGAACCGTCACCGTCTCACCGGCCGACCTGCACGTCGGCGACCTCGTGATCGTCCGACCCGGCGGCAGCGTCCCCGCCGACGGCAGAATCGTCGACGGACGAGCCGACATGGACGAGTCGATGGTCACCGGTGAATCCCGGCCGGTGGCCCGCGGCGTCGGTGACGCCGTGACCGCTGGCACCGTCGCCACCGACTCCGGGTTGCGGGTCGAGATCACCGCCACCGGCGACGACACCGCCCTGGCCGGAATCCAACGTCTGGTGACCGAAGCGCAGAACTCGTCCTCGCGTGCCCAGCGACTCGCCGACCGCGCCGCCGGGTGGCTGTTCTGGTTCGCCCTGGTGACCGCCGCCATCACGGCCGTCGCGTGGTCGATCATCGGAGACCCCGACGCCGCCGTCGTCCGCGCGATCACCGTCCTGGTCATCGCGTGCCCCCACGCTCTGGGGTTGGCGATACCCCTGGTCGTGTCCATCGCCACCGAGCGCGCCGCCCGTGGCGGTGTGCTGATCAAGGACCGCCTCGCGCTAGAGGCCATGCGCACCGTCGACGCCGTGCTATTCGACAAGACCGGCACGCTCACCAAGGGCGAACCCACCGTGACCGCGATCGACGCCACCGGTGACCTCGACGGCGACGCCGTGCTCGCGCTCGCCGCCGCCGCCGAGACCGACAGTGAACACCCCCTGGCACGGGCCATCGTGAGAGCCGCGCAGGACCGCGGACTCACCGTCCCCGCCGCCACGGGCTTCTCGTCCTCCCCGGCGGTCGGTGTCACCGCCACGGTCGAGGGTCGCGGCATCCGCGTGGGCGGCCCACGCCTGCTCG is from Mycolicibacterium grossiae and encodes:
- a CDS encoding heavy metal translocating P-type ATPase, which encodes MTDHDDHAVATSHGVAHSHHGDPGARPADDHQSGTGRAGHGSHAGHGGHAGHGADHVAQFRKLFWINLIIAVPVVALSTMFAMLVGYQVPDVPGARWIAPLLGTLMYVVGGRPFLTGAVSEIRSRKPGMMLLIGLAITVAFVASWGASLGLLDHELEFWWELALLIVIMLLGHWVEMRSLAQTTSALDSLAALLPDEAEKVDGDRTVTVSPADLHVGDLVIVRPGGSVPADGRIVDGRADMDESMVTGESRPVARGVGDAVTAGTVATDSGLRVEITATGDDTALAGIQRLVTEAQNSSSRAQRLADRAAGWLFWFALVTAAITAVAWSIIGDPDAAVVRAITVLVIACPHALGLAIPLVVSIATERAARGGVLIKDRLALEAMRTVDAVLFDKTGTLTKGEPTVTAIDATGDLDGDAVLALAAAAETDSEHPLARAIVRAAQDRGLTVPAATGFSSSPAVGVTATVEGRGIRVGGPRLLDEIDAAEVGAAAAWREEGAIILHVVGDGVVLGGLRLADEVRPESRQAVDALHKLGIEVVMITGDAEAVANAVGAELGIDRVFAGVRPEDKASKVSALQQEGKKVAMVGDGVNDAPALAQADVGIAIGAGTDVAIASAGVILASSDPRSVLSVIELSRATYRKMKQNLWWGAGYNLISVPLAAGVLAPIGFVLPMSVGAILMSLSTIVVALNAQLLRRLDLTPEASTHAVLDR